In Zingiber officinale cultivar Zhangliang chromosome 1A, Zo_v1.1, whole genome shotgun sequence, a genomic segment contains:
- the LOC122038291 gene encoding uncharacterized protein LOC122038291 isoform X1 has product MDLWQKAKVFAEEAAKRSQEISKEAAKRSQELTQGAARFSQEFVSETAKKSKEMAAEAAKKADLIRSEALRAADQIKSIAVDIPIPIASALVPGSSAAVAPDPASDLDRFGVTQELKEFVQGLQISTFRDFPMQDEPEPDISTIPAASNVRQDLNEWQARHATLVLSTVKVFEYEISKFRYELCPRYMKERKFWHIYFSLVDSHVAPYEKTFMEESKKKADQKQLESVKENPATFPSTTAQAKETNLQKTSTSKMPEDLDVFLLGDLGSDEEGFDDGNDDLDGEFSKIGSTSGLDSDAEKL; this is encoded by the exons ATGGATCTATGGCAGAAGGCGAAGGTCTTCGCCGAGGAGGCGGCGAAGCGATCGCAGGAGATCTCCAAGGAGGCAGCCAAGCGCTCGCAGGAGCTGACCCAGGGCGCCGCGAGGTTCTCGCAGGAGTTCGTCTCCGAGACGGCCAAGAAGTCCAAGGAGATGGCTGCAGAGGCCGCCAAGAAGGCCGATCTGATCCGTTCCGAGGCCCTCCGAGCCGCTGACCAAATCAAGAGCATCGCCGTCGACATCCCCATCCCGATTGCATCCGCATTGGTGCCGGGATCCAGCGCGGCTGTTGCTCCCGACCCTGCTTCGGATCTCGACAGATTTGGGGTGACCCAGGAGCTGAAGGAGTTCGTTCAGGGGCTACAGATTAGCACTTTCAGGGATTTTCCCATGCAAG ATGAACCAGAACCAGACATATCGACCATCCCCGCAGCATCAAATGTAAGGCAAGATCTTAATGAATGGCAAGCAAGACATGCTACTCTCGTCCTGTCGACAGTGAAGGTGTTTGAAtat GAAATATCAAAGTTCAGATATGAGCTATGTCCGCGCTATATGAAAGAGAGAAAGTTCTGGCACATTTATTTCTCTCTTGTAGACAGTCATGTAGCTCC CTATGAGAAGACGTTTATGGAGGAGTCAAAGAAGAAAGCAGATCAAAAACAATTAGAGAGTGTCAAGGAGAATCCTGCCACCTTCCCATCTACAACagcacaagcaaaggaaacaaaccTGCAGAAGACTTCCACCTCAAAGATGCCCGAGGATTTGGATGTGTTTCTATTGGGTGATCTTGGAAGCGATGAGGAGGGTTTCG ATGATGGCAATGATGATTTGGATGGCGAGTTCAGTAAGATTGGCAGCACCTCG GGTTTAGACAGTGATGCTGAGAAACTTTGA
- the LOC122038291 gene encoding uncharacterized protein LOC122038291 isoform X2, translated as MDLWQKAKVFAEEAAKRSQEISKEAAKRSQELTQGAARFSQEFVSETAKKSKEMAAEAAKKADLIRSEALRAADQIKSIAVDIPIPIASALVPGSSAAVAPDPASDLDRFGVTQELKEFVQGLQISTFRDFPMQDEPEPDISTIPAASNVRQDLNEWQARHATLVLSTVKEISKFRYELCPRYMKERKFWHIYFSLVDSHVAPYEKTFMEESKKKADQKQLESVKENPATFPSTTAQAKETNLQKTSTSKMPEDLDVFLLGDLGSDEEGFDDGNDDLDGEFSKIGSTSGLDSDAEKL; from the exons ATGGATCTATGGCAGAAGGCGAAGGTCTTCGCCGAGGAGGCGGCGAAGCGATCGCAGGAGATCTCCAAGGAGGCAGCCAAGCGCTCGCAGGAGCTGACCCAGGGCGCCGCGAGGTTCTCGCAGGAGTTCGTCTCCGAGACGGCCAAGAAGTCCAAGGAGATGGCTGCAGAGGCCGCCAAGAAGGCCGATCTGATCCGTTCCGAGGCCCTCCGAGCCGCTGACCAAATCAAGAGCATCGCCGTCGACATCCCCATCCCGATTGCATCCGCATTGGTGCCGGGATCCAGCGCGGCTGTTGCTCCCGACCCTGCTTCGGATCTCGACAGATTTGGGGTGACCCAGGAGCTGAAGGAGTTCGTTCAGGGGCTACAGATTAGCACTTTCAGGGATTTTCCCATGCAAG ATGAACCAGAACCAGACATATCGACCATCCCCGCAGCATCAAATGTAAGGCAAGATCTTAATGAATGGCAAGCAAGACATGCTACTCTCGTCCTGTCGACAGTGAAG GAAATATCAAAGTTCAGATATGAGCTATGTCCGCGCTATATGAAAGAGAGAAAGTTCTGGCACATTTATTTCTCTCTTGTAGACAGTCATGTAGCTCC CTATGAGAAGACGTTTATGGAGGAGTCAAAGAAGAAAGCAGATCAAAAACAATTAGAGAGTGTCAAGGAGAATCCTGCCACCTTCCCATCTACAACagcacaagcaaaggaaacaaaccTGCAGAAGACTTCCACCTCAAAGATGCCCGAGGATTTGGATGTGTTTCTATTGGGTGATCTTGGAAGCGATGAGGAGGGTTTCG ATGATGGCAATGATGATTTGGATGGCGAGTTCAGTAAGATTGGCAGCACCTCG GGTTTAGACAGTGATGCTGAGAAACTTTGA